From Ictidomys tridecemlineatus isolate mIctTri1 chromosome 2, mIctTri1.hap1, whole genome shotgun sequence, the proteins below share one genomic window:
- the Ecsit gene encoding evolutionarily conserved signaling intermediate in Toll pathway, mitochondrial isoform X1 — MSWVQAILLARGLSRGWGGICGAALTGAPFSQVLPQALRGLHCSTATHNSEMSLVPHPPEPPKKPIKAPAPHEELFRQEPGGERDKASFVRAVQNFGQYNVRKRGHVDFIYLALRKMREYGVERDLTVYNLLLDIFPKEVFRPRSVIQRIFLHYPRQQECGIAVLEQMENHGVMPNKETEFLLIQIFGRKSYPMLKYLRMRLWLTRFKNINPFPVPRDLPQDPVDLAKLGLRHIEPDLSARITVYQMPLSDDLTGTEDPIQPHIVGIQSPDQQAALAHHNPARPVFVEGPFSLWLRSKCVYYHILRADLLPPEERKVEKIPEEWNLYYPMQLDLDYGRSGWDDYEFDIDEVEEGPIFAMCMAGAHDQATLAKWIQGLQETNPALAQIPVIFRLAGSTGELLTSSGLEEPPRPLCEVQEEDDDHRKQQQQGRS, encoded by the exons ATGAGCTGGGTGCAAGCCATCCTTCTGGCCCGAGGCCtctcaaggggctggggaggcaTCTGTGGGGCTGCCCTCACTGGAGCCCCCTTCTCTCAG GTGCTCCCCCAGGCCTTGCGGGGCCTCCACTGTAGTACAGCCACCCACAACTCTGAAATGTCACTGGTTCCTCATCCACCTGAGCCCCCGAAGAAGCCCATTAAGGCCCCGGCGCCCCATGAGGAGCTGTTTAGGCAGGAACCAGGTGGGGAGCGAGACAAAGCAAGCTTCGTGCGGGCTGTGCAGAATTTTGGGCAGTACAATGTGCGCAAGCGTGGCCACGTTGACTTCATCTACCTGGCCCTGCGTAAGATGCGGGAGTATGGCGTTGAACGGGATCTGACCGTCTACAACCTGCTCCTGGACATCTTCCCCAAGGAGGTCTTCCGGCCTCGCAGCGTTATCCAGCGCATCTTCCTCCACTATCCTCGGCAGCAGGAGTGTGGGATTGCTGTCCTGGAGCAGATGGAGAATCACG GAGTGATGCCCAACAAAGAGACAGAGTTTCTGCTGATCCAGATATTTGGACGTAAAAGCTACCCCATGCTCAAGTACCTGCGTATGCGGCTATGGCTCACCCGCTTCAAGAACATCAATCCCTTCCCTGTGCCCCGTGACCTGCCCCAGGACCCCGTGGACCTGGCTAAGCTGGGCCTGCGGCACATAGAACCTGACCTCAGTGCCAGGATCACAGTATACCAG ATGCCTTTGTCTGATGATTTGACAGGTACAGAAGATCCCATCCAGCCACACATCGTAG GTATCCAGAGTCCCGATCAGCAAGCAGCTCTGGCCCACCATAACCCAGCACGGCCTGTCTTCGTTGAGGGTCCCTTCTCCCTGTGGCTCCGCAGCAAGTGTGTGTATTACCACATCCTCAGAGCTGACTTGCTGCCCCCTGAAGAGAGG AAAGTGGAAAAGATTCCAGAGGAATGGAACCTCTACTACCCAATGCAACTGGACCTGGACTATGGAAGAAGTGGCTGGGATGACTATGAATTTGACATTGATGAAG TGGAAGAAGGACCCATCTTCGCCATGTGCATGGCAGGTGCTCACGACCAGGCGACACTAGCCAAGTGGATACAGGGCCTGCAGGAGACTAATCCAGCCCTGGCCCAGATTCCAGTGATCTTTCGCCTGGCAGGGTCCACAGGGGAGCTCTTGACATCTTCAGGGCTGGAAGAGCCACCCCGGCCCCTGTGCGAGGTCCAGGAGGAAGATGATGATCACCGGAAGCAACAGCAGCAGGGCCGGAGTTGA
- the Ecsit gene encoding evolutionarily conserved signaling intermediate in Toll pathway, mitochondrial isoform X2: MSLVPHPPEPPKKPIKAPAPHEELFRQEPGGERDKASFVRAVQNFGQYNVRKRGHVDFIYLALRKMREYGVERDLTVYNLLLDIFPKEVFRPRSVIQRIFLHYPRQQECGIAVLEQMENHGVMPNKETEFLLIQIFGRKSYPMLKYLRMRLWLTRFKNINPFPVPRDLPQDPVDLAKLGLRHIEPDLSARITVYQMPLSDDLTGTEDPIQPHIVGIQSPDQQAALAHHNPARPVFVEGPFSLWLRSKCVYYHILRADLLPPEERKVEKIPEEWNLYYPMQLDLDYGRSGWDDYEFDIDEVEEGPIFAMCMAGAHDQATLAKWIQGLQETNPALAQIPVIFRLAGSTGELLTSSGLEEPPRPLCEVQEEDDDHRKQQQQGRS; the protein is encoded by the exons ATGTCACTGGTTCCTCATCCACCTGAGCCCCCGAAGAAGCCCATTAAGGCCCCGGCGCCCCATGAGGAGCTGTTTAGGCAGGAACCAGGTGGGGAGCGAGACAAAGCAAGCTTCGTGCGGGCTGTGCAGAATTTTGGGCAGTACAATGTGCGCAAGCGTGGCCACGTTGACTTCATCTACCTGGCCCTGCGTAAGATGCGGGAGTATGGCGTTGAACGGGATCTGACCGTCTACAACCTGCTCCTGGACATCTTCCCCAAGGAGGTCTTCCGGCCTCGCAGCGTTATCCAGCGCATCTTCCTCCACTATCCTCGGCAGCAGGAGTGTGGGATTGCTGTCCTGGAGCAGATGGAGAATCACG GAGTGATGCCCAACAAAGAGACAGAGTTTCTGCTGATCCAGATATTTGGACGTAAAAGCTACCCCATGCTCAAGTACCTGCGTATGCGGCTATGGCTCACCCGCTTCAAGAACATCAATCCCTTCCCTGTGCCCCGTGACCTGCCCCAGGACCCCGTGGACCTGGCTAAGCTGGGCCTGCGGCACATAGAACCTGACCTCAGTGCCAGGATCACAGTATACCAG ATGCCTTTGTCTGATGATTTGACAGGTACAGAAGATCCCATCCAGCCACACATCGTAG GTATCCAGAGTCCCGATCAGCAAGCAGCTCTGGCCCACCATAACCCAGCACGGCCTGTCTTCGTTGAGGGTCCCTTCTCCCTGTGGCTCCGCAGCAAGTGTGTGTATTACCACATCCTCAGAGCTGACTTGCTGCCCCCTGAAGAGAGG AAAGTGGAAAAGATTCCAGAGGAATGGAACCTCTACTACCCAATGCAACTGGACCTGGACTATGGAAGAAGTGGCTGGGATGACTATGAATTTGACATTGATGAAG TGGAAGAAGGACCCATCTTCGCCATGTGCATGGCAGGTGCTCACGACCAGGCGACACTAGCCAAGTGGATACAGGGCCTGCAGGAGACTAATCCAGCCCTGGCCCAGATTCCAGTGATCTTTCGCCTGGCAGGGTCCACAGGGGAGCTCTTGACATCTTCAGGGCTGGAAGAGCCACCCCGGCCCCTGTGCGAGGTCCAGGAGGAAGATGATGATCACCGGAAGCAACAGCAGCAGGGCCGGAGTTGA